In Phalacrocorax aristotelis chromosome 6, bGulAri2.1, whole genome shotgun sequence, one DNA window encodes the following:
- the CHST13 gene encoding carbohydrate sulfotransferase 13 isoform X2 yields MRSTWQGKAGRSPLQALYDSDQFEQSSLQVIHQQRRELLSNICNRYTRKRRLLRPDDLRHLVVDDTHGLLYCYVPKVACTNWKRVMMVLTGQGKYRDPLEIPANEAHVSSNLRTLSEYSIPEINHRLRSYLKFIFVREPFERLVSAYRNKFTRSYNTAFHKRYGTKIIRRHRQEPSDKALERGDDVRFEEFVYYLLDPRTQREEPFNEHWERVHSLCHPCIVHYDVVGKYETLAEDANYILQLVGADTSVKFPSSSKTTRTTDDMTAQFFQDISPFYQRRLFNLYKMDYLLFNYSIPSYLHIR; encoded by the exons ATGAGATCCACCTGGCAGGGGAAGGCCGGTCGCAGCCCACTCCAGGCCCTGTATGACAGTGACCAG tttGAGCAGTCATCCCTGCAGGTCATTCACCAGCAGAGACGAGAGCTGTTGAGCAACATCTGCAACCGTTACACCCGCAAGCGGCGACTTCTGCGGCCGGACGACTTGCGGCACTTGGTGGTGGATGACACACATGGGCTGCTCTACTGCTACGTGCCCAAAGTGGCCTGCACTAACTGGAAGCGGGTGATGATGGTCCTGACGGGGCAAGGCAAGTACCGGGACCCACTGGAAATCCCCGCCAACGAGGCTCACGTCTCGTCCAACCTGCGCACCCTCTCTGAGTATAGCATCCCTGAGATCAACCACCGCCTGCGCAGCTACCTCAAGTTCATCTTTGTGCGGGAGCCCTTTGAGCGCCTAGTCTCAGCATACCGCAACAAGTTCACCCGCAGCTACAACACAGCCTTCCACAAGCGCTACGGGACCAAGATCATCCGGCGGCACCGGCAGGAGCCCAGCGACAAGGCCCTGGAGCGCGGGGATGACGTGCGCTTTGAGGAGTTTGTCTACTACCTGCTGGATCCACGGACGCAGCGGGAGGAACCCTTCAATGAGCACTGGGAGCGGGTGCACTCACTCTGCCACCCCTGCATCGTCCACTACGACGTGGTGGGCAAGTATGAGACCTTGGCCGAAGATGCCAACTACATCCTCCAGCTGGTTGGGGCTGACACGAGTGTCAAGTTCCCGTCTTCATCCAAGACCACCAGGACGACGGACGACATGACGGCCCAGTTCTTCCAGGACATTAGCCCTTTCTACCAAAGGAGACTCTTTAATTTATACAAAATGGACTACTTGCTGTTCAATTACTCCATCCCTTCGTACCTCCACATCCGAtga
- the CHST13 gene encoding carbohydrate sulfotransferase 13 isoform X1: MLRAAAEDGDMRSTWQGKAGRSPLQALYDSDQFEQSSLQVIHQQRRELLSNICNRYTRKRRLLRPDDLRHLVVDDTHGLLYCYVPKVACTNWKRVMMVLTGQGKYRDPLEIPANEAHVSSNLRTLSEYSIPEINHRLRSYLKFIFVREPFERLVSAYRNKFTRSYNTAFHKRYGTKIIRRHRQEPSDKALERGDDVRFEEFVYYLLDPRTQREEPFNEHWERVHSLCHPCIVHYDVVGKYETLAEDANYILQLVGADTSVKFPSSSKTTRTTDDMTAQFFQDISPFYQRRLFNLYKMDYLLFNYSIPSYLHIR; encoded by the exons ctgcagaagatGGGGATATGAGATCCACCTGGCAGGGGAAGGCCGGTCGCAGCCCACTCCAGGCCCTGTATGACAGTGACCAG tttGAGCAGTCATCCCTGCAGGTCATTCACCAGCAGAGACGAGAGCTGTTGAGCAACATCTGCAACCGTTACACCCGCAAGCGGCGACTTCTGCGGCCGGACGACTTGCGGCACTTGGTGGTGGATGACACACATGGGCTGCTCTACTGCTACGTGCCCAAAGTGGCCTGCACTAACTGGAAGCGGGTGATGATGGTCCTGACGGGGCAAGGCAAGTACCGGGACCCACTGGAAATCCCCGCCAACGAGGCTCACGTCTCGTCCAACCTGCGCACCCTCTCTGAGTATAGCATCCCTGAGATCAACCACCGCCTGCGCAGCTACCTCAAGTTCATCTTTGTGCGGGAGCCCTTTGAGCGCCTAGTCTCAGCATACCGCAACAAGTTCACCCGCAGCTACAACACAGCCTTCCACAAGCGCTACGGGACCAAGATCATCCGGCGGCACCGGCAGGAGCCCAGCGACAAGGCCCTGGAGCGCGGGGATGACGTGCGCTTTGAGGAGTTTGTCTACTACCTGCTGGATCCACGGACGCAGCGGGAGGAACCCTTCAATGAGCACTGGGAGCGGGTGCACTCACTCTGCCACCCCTGCATCGTCCACTACGACGTGGTGGGCAAGTATGAGACCTTGGCCGAAGATGCCAACTACATCCTCCAGCTGGTTGGGGCTGACACGAGTGTCAAGTTCCCGTCTTCATCCAAGACCACCAGGACGACGGACGACATGACGGCCCAGTTCTTCCAGGACATTAGCCCTTTCTACCAAAGGAGACTCTTTAATTTATACAAAATGGACTACTTGCTGTTCAATTACTCCATCCCTTCGTACCTCCACATCCGAtga
- the CHST13 gene encoding carbohydrate sulfotransferase 13 isoform X3, protein MRRSRAPRLVLAACLGSFLLLVFYFQSSLNPAAEDGDMRSTWQGKAGRSPLQALYDSDQFEQSSLQVIHQQRRELLSNICNRYTRKRRLLRPDDLRHLVVDDTHGLLYCYVPKVACTNWKRVMMVLTGQGKYRDPLEIPANEAHVSSNLRTLSEYSIPEINHRLRSYLKFIFVREPFERLVSAYRNKFTRSYNTAFHKRYGTKIIRRHRQEPSDKALERGDDVRFEEFVYYLLDPRTQREEPFNEHWERVHSLCHPCIVHYDVVGKYETLAEDANYILQLVGADTSVKFPSSSKTTRTTDDMTAQFFQDISPFYQRRLFNLYKMDYLLFNYSIPSYLHIR, encoded by the exons ctgcagaagatGGGGATATGAGATCCACCTGGCAGGGGAAGGCCGGTCGCAGCCCACTCCAGGCCCTGTATGACAGTGACCAG tttGAGCAGTCATCCCTGCAGGTCATTCACCAGCAGAGACGAGAGCTGTTGAGCAACATCTGCAACCGTTACACCCGCAAGCGGCGACTTCTGCGGCCGGACGACTTGCGGCACTTGGTGGTGGATGACACACATGGGCTGCTCTACTGCTACGTGCCCAAAGTGGCCTGCACTAACTGGAAGCGGGTGATGATGGTCCTGACGGGGCAAGGCAAGTACCGGGACCCACTGGAAATCCCCGCCAACGAGGCTCACGTCTCGTCCAACCTGCGCACCCTCTCTGAGTATAGCATCCCTGAGATCAACCACCGCCTGCGCAGCTACCTCAAGTTCATCTTTGTGCGGGAGCCCTTTGAGCGCCTAGTCTCAGCATACCGCAACAAGTTCACCCGCAGCTACAACACAGCCTTCCACAAGCGCTACGGGACCAAGATCATCCGGCGGCACCGGCAGGAGCCCAGCGACAAGGCCCTGGAGCGCGGGGATGACGTGCGCTTTGAGGAGTTTGTCTACTACCTGCTGGATCCACGGACGCAGCGGGAGGAACCCTTCAATGAGCACTGGGAGCGGGTGCACTCACTCTGCCACCCCTGCATCGTCCACTACGACGTGGTGGGCAAGTATGAGACCTTGGCCGAAGATGCCAACTACATCCTCCAGCTGGTTGGGGCTGACACGAGTGTCAAGTTCCCGTCTTCATCCAAGACCACCAGGACGACGGACGACATGACGGCCCAGTTCTTCCAGGACATTAGCCCTTTCTACCAAAGGAGACTCTTTAATTTATACAAAATGGACTACTTGCTGTTCAATTACTCCATCCCTTCGTACCTCCACATCCGAtga